ACTTTCCGGCAAGGGCCGCCTCGGCCGCACTTGGACCGCGCCGGCCGGCTCCCAGGTCATCTTCTCCGTGCTCTTGCTGCCGGAATCCCTCGAGCACCTGGGCACCCTGCCGCTGGCCGCGGGCCTCGCGGTGACCGATTCGATCGAGGGCACCGTGCTGAAGTGGCCGAACGACGTGCATATCGACGGCAATAAGCTGTGCGGCATCCTCGCCGAGGCCGGTCCCGTGGGCCAAGCCTTCAAGGCCGCGCCAAAGACCGAGCTCACCAAGGTGGAGGTAGGCAAGGCCGAAGTCAACAAGGCGGAGGTTAATAAGGCCGAAGTAAATAAGGCAGTAGGTGGCGCCGCACCATCTGCGCGCGTCGTCGTGGGCATGGGCATCAATGTCACCCTGACTCGTGAGGACCTACCGATTGAAAAGGCCACCTCGCTCGCACTCGAAGGCCGCGATACGGACCGCACCGAGCTGGCCATTACCGTGCTGAAGAACCTGCGCCGTCGCATCGTGCAGTGGGAGAACCAAGATCCGCAGCTCTTGCGTGACTACCGTGCGGTCTGCTCCTCGCTCGGCCAGGAGGTACGCTTAGAGACCCCGTCCGGCGATGTCACCGGGCACGTTGATGAAATCGGCGAAGACGGCCGCATCATGGTCGCCGGCGAGTACTATTCCGCAGGTGATGTCACGCACCTGCGCCCACAGCAGTAAATCACCACAGTAGACACGCGAGGTAGCATCCATAGCTATGGGACTAATGAAGATGGGCCAAGGTGAGGTCAAGCGCGCGGATGTCTCCGCGCCGTTTCGCGCGCTGATTTTCCCCTTCCTCGAGCTCATCCTCATCACCGGCCTGCTGTGGATTGCTATCGGCTGGTGCGATGTCCAAGCAGTAGACCCGATGCTGCGCAATGGCCTCGTCGCGGTATGGGCGCTGCTGGGAATCTGGCGCTTTCTCATTCCTCTTTATAAGGCCCGCCGGAAGCGCTTCATCGTGACTAATAGGCGCGTCATCGCGCGCGAGGGCCGTAATATTGATTCGATTCCGCTGCAGGATATCCGCGGCGCCCGCAAGCGCCGGGGCGGGGTATCCCTAGCGATTCACGGCTGGGACCGAGCCATGTATTTTCCCAACGTGGCCAGGCCCAAGCGCGTGGCTGAGATTATTAACGATCGCCCTTGGTTTTAACCTCCGTGGTGTGCAGCTGGCTATCCAGATCCTCGGGAGAGAGGTTGGCCCGGCTGAATTCTTGCGTCAGCGGCAGGCGCAGTTCTAGGTCGGAGGCGGGGCAGAGCTCAACCGTTGCCTCATCCACTACGTAGTCCAGCACGTGGCCACCGGAGGTGCGGGCGGCGTCGATAAAGTGCACGTGGCAGCCCGGTACCGAGATTCCCTTTTCATAAACGGGGGTGCGGAAGCCGCCGATGACGCCCTCGACGTCCTTAAAATGCAGCTCCTTATCGCCGCCCACGGCTTCTGACATTGGCGGGTAGGGCTTTTCTTGTTTGACCACCGTGCGGGTGGTGACCTCTTTGAACGTGCCCAGGATGCGCACCGCGTACATGTAGTTAGCGGAAGGCTCGAGCTTATCGATGAACGCGGAGAGCTGATCGCGGCGCAGGCCCGCGGGGGCGTCGGCAGTAATGCGCGGGACAAAGTTCGTGGCCACCGCGTAGGGGGTGCGCTGGTCCAAGTCTGCAATCTGCGCGGAGCCATCGCCACGCAGCTGGTAGCAGGTGCCATCCAAAATGATCATCTCTCCGTCGAGGCCATCAAAGGTGCCGAGGCCAAAATTGCCTTTACCTAGCAGTTCCGAAATGGTCATTTCGCCGTCATAAATGCCGTCCAGCAAAGCGGACATGAGGGAATTTTGGAAGATGGTATGACGAGTGAACATAGTATCCAGGCTAGTATTGGGGGACGTGAGTGACTTAAAGCCTATTGTAACTGTTTGTGGCGACGGCCAGCTGGCTCGCATGATGCAGCCGGCCGCCGCGGAACTCGATGTTCACCTGCGGATTCTGGCCAGCAAGCCGGATTCCTCCGCCGCGCAGGTCACCCCGGACGTGGTGCTGGGGGATTACACCTCCTTGGAGGAGCTGCGCGGTGTGGCAGAGGGCGCGGATGCCATTACCTTCGAGCATGAGCATGTGCCCAACGAGCACTCCGCCGCGCTTATCGACGCCGGATTTAACGTCCAGCCCCAGCCCACCGCCCTCATTTATGCGCAAGATAAGCTCAAGATGCGCGAAAAGCTCGCCGCGCTGGGCGCTCCCGTGCCGCGCTTTGCCGCCATCGACTCGGTGGCCGATGCCCGCGCCTTTTTCGACGCCGTCGATGGCCGCGTGTGCCTCAAGGCCCGCCGCGGTGGTTATGACGGCAAGGGCGTATGGTTCCCCACCGCCGATAATTGCTTTGAGCTGGTCTCCGAGCTGCTCGAGGCCGGAACCCCGCTGATGGCAGAGGAAAAGGTGGAACTTACCCGCGAGCTTTCCATCTTGGTCGCCCGCCGTCCTTCCGGCGAGGCCAAGGTGTGGCCGATTACCCAATCCCGCCAGGAAAACGGCATCTGCGCCGAGGCCATCGCTCCCGCCCCTGGCCTTACACCGGAACTTTCCCAGCGCGCCTCCGAGCTGGGCCTGTCCATCGCCGAGTCCCTCGGCGTGACCGGCGTGCTGGCCGTCGAACTCTTTGCTTTCGACGGCCCCGAAGGCGAGGACATCTCCGTCAACGAACTGGCCATGCGCCCGCATAACACCGGCCACTGGACCCAGGATGGCTGCGTGACCTCCCAATTTGAGCAGCACCTGCGCGCCGTGCTCGACCTCCCCTTGGGCGCAGTCGACGCGCTTGCACCTGTCACCGTGATGGCCAATGTCTTGGGTGCCGACGAAGATCCCGCCATGCCCATGCCGGAGCGCGTACGCGAGGTCATGCAGCGCTACCCGCAGGCCAAGATTCACCTCTACGGCAAGGACCACCGCCCTGGCCGCAAGATTGGCCACGTCAACGTCACCGGTGAAGATACCGACGAGACCCTGACCATCGCCCGCCAGGCCGCACACTTCCTCGTGCACGCCGAATGGGCTTAAATTCCTGCCTGTAGAAAGGACACTATGCAACCGCACGTAGGCATCATCATGGGCTCCGATTCCGATTGGCCCACTGTTGAACCCGCCGCTCAGGTCCTCGCGGACTTCGGCATCCCCTTCGAGGTCGGCGTGGTCAGCGCCCACCGCACCCCGGAAAAGATGCTGGCCTATGCCAAGGAAGCCCATACCCGCGGGTTGAAGGCGATTATCGCTTGCGCCGGCGGTGCCGCGCACCTTCCCGGCATGGTCGCCGCGGCCACGCCGCTGCCGGTCATCGGTATCCCCCGCGCACTAAAGGATCTCGATGGCCTCGACTCCCTCCTGTCCATCGTGCAGATGCCCAGCGGCGTGCCGGTAGCCACCGTCTCCATCGGCGGTGCGAAGAACGCCGGCCTGCTCGCCGCCCGCATCCTCGGCGCTGGCGACCCCGCCATCCAAGACAAGATGGTGGACTACCAAAAGCAGATGGCCGAGGAAGTCGAGCAGAAGGATAAGAACCTGCGCGACAAGCTGCTAGGAGAGTAGCTCTCCGGTCTAAGGCCAAACAAAACAAGCACGTTTTAGCCAAAACTATGTAGTTTTTCGGCAGAACGTGTTTGTTTTTGTCTCCTATTCTCTAGCGAAGTTCTCGTCGCTCTTCGCCAACATGCAAAACAAGCACGATCGGGCAAAATTTGCGGAGGAAAAGGATAAAACGTGCTTGCTTTGCATCGTTGTAGCCTGCGGCGTGAGGAAGCGTGCTTTAAGCTTTCGGGCAGGGGAATAATGCTCAAAGGGGGAAGCATGGAAGAAGTACTGGTTTCAGGCCTAAGCAGGGGAGAGCTTAATACTCATGTAGCGAATGGAAAGATAATCCGAATCGGCCGCGGGATTTATACGTGGCGGGAACCGACTCCCATGGAGGTAGCTCGCATCCTGCACAAGCGGTGGCCTGGAATCATGCTTGCAGGAAGCTCTGCGGTGCAGCTGTACTCCAAGAAGGCGATGACCTTTCCTCTGAAATTTGCCTACAAGCATGTCGTGAGTGGTTCGCAGTGGTTTGAAGCCGAGCCAATTTACGGCTAGCGCCCTTCAATTTCTTCCGTGACCTGCTCAAAAGAGAAGCGTTCGCCGGTATCGGCGGCGCGGGCTTGGCGGAGGGCTTCAGCATCTGCGGCGGCTTCGAGGCGGTCAAGGAAAGCTAGTTCCTGAGGCGAAATGATAACTGCGGCTTCCTTACCGTTGCGGGTGACAACGGTGCGGGTGCCTGCGTAGTGGGCTTGGTCAATGACCTGGCCTAAGCGGGTGCGGAGTTCGGAAAGTGGCAAAGACAATGAAAGCTCCTAATACATCAAAGTACTACTAGTACTAAGTTAGCAAAGAGTACAACTTTTTAAGAGGTCATGGACTACAACATCGCGTTGACGCGGCAGGCTAAGCGGGAGTTACAGAAAATCCATCAGGGAAACCGAAAGCAATATCAACGGATTAAGCGCGCGATCGGTGGACTGGCTAAAGACCCATATCCACCGGGATCTATCGCTTTGTCCGGCAGGAGTGGCCGAAGAATAAGGGTGGGAAATTACCGTGTGCTGTACTCCGTAGAGGAGCAAGAAGTGCTGGTGGAAGTGTTTACCGTAGGGGCACGCGGAAGCGTTTATAAGCGCTAGAAGGGGACGCCGGAGCGCAGGATGACATTGGCAAACGGCGTGGTGGAACCGGTGCGCACGACGAAGGAAGCGCGGGCGACCTCACGCTTGAGGTCGTCATGGGAGACCTCGGTAAGCGGTACTGCGGGAAGCAGGGAGCGCACCTCGGGCGGGGTGGTATCGGCGATGGTGGCGGCTTCGACCACGACCTCATTGAGGAGGGCCGCCAGGGTATCGGCAAAGGTGGGGATGCCGAAGGTCAGCGTAAGGTCGATGACGGGCACATCGTGGGGGATGGGCAGGCCGCAATCGGCGATAACGAAGGTATCGGTGTGGCCCAAGCGTGCGACGGCGCTGGTGAGAGCGGGATTGAGCAGGCCGGATTTACGCATCGGTGACCTCCGGCAGGGCGGATTCGGTGGTGGGGTAGGACGGTTGCGCGCCGTTGCCGGTGGCGGCGAAGGCGCCGACGCGGGCGGCGAAAGTGGCGGCATCGACAAGCGAGGCACCGGTGAGCAGCTGGGCGCAGAACGCACCCGCGAAGGCATCGCCGGCGCCGGTGGTATCCACGGCGGTCACGCGCGGGGTGGGGATATCTGTGCCGCCCTCCGGGGTGGCCACGTAGGCGCCGTGGGCGCCGAGGGTCAGCACGACGGACCGGAAGCCGGCCTCTACTAGGCGGTGGGCGAGCTCGCGCGGGGCGCCTTCAGACGGTAGACCGAGCTGGTCCAAGATGAGCCCGGCCTCGTGTTCATTGGCCAGCAAAGGATTGGCTTGCAGGAGCGAGTCGCGGTCGACCTTGACCACGGGCGCGAGGTTAACCACCACGCGGCCCTGGGCCGCTTCCACGGCGGCCTGGAAACCGGAAGCAGGGATCTCGCCTTGGAGGAGCACCACGTCGGCATCGGCGATGGTGGATGCACGGGAAGAGACAAAGGGGGCGTCGACAAGCGCGTTGGCGCCGGGGGAGATGACGATGGTGTTCTCGCCATCGGCCGAGACGGTGATGACAGCGAGGCCGGTGTTGGTATCGGCCTGCTCCACGGCGCTCAGATCGATGCCGGAGGTGCGCATGTAGTGCATGGCGGGCTCGGCATAGGGATCGGAGCCGACCGCGCCCACGAAGGCCACGGTAGCGCCCAGCTGTGCGGCCGCGACAGCCTGGTTAGCGCCCTTGCCCCCGGCCAAGATGTCGCCGCCAGAGCCCAGGAGGGTCTCGCCGGGCTGCGGGTGGCGCTCGGCGTGCACGATGAGATCGGCATTGATGGAACCGACGACGGTTAGCTTGCTCATTGGAAATCCTCCACATTGTCGCGGGTGACGGTGATGACCTCGACGGGGACGTTCTTCTCCGCCGCGCCACCGTGCAGGAGCGCTGCGGCTTGTTCGATGGCGCGGGCACCGAGCTCTGCGGGCTGCTGGGCGATGGTAGCTTCTAGCTTGCCATCTTTGACCGCCTTGAGGCCATCGAAGGTGCCATCAAATGCCACCACCTTGACCTCAGATCCGGCGCGCGAGCCCAACGCCTCGACCGCGCCGAGCGCCATTTCATCGTTCTCTGCAAAGATGGCCTTGATATCCGGGTTGGCCTGCAGCAAGTTGGTGGCGACGTTGAGGCCTTCCGTGCGGTCGAAATTCGCCGATTGCTTGCCGACGACCCGAATGTGCCCATACTTCGCAATCTGCTCTTCAAAGCCCTTACCGCGCTCGCGCGAGGCGGAGGTACCAGCGGTGCCCTGCAGGATGAGGATATCGCCCTTTTCCCCAATGGCTTCAGCGAGCTTATCCGCCGCTTGCGCGCCACCGGCGACGTTATCGGACGCCACCATGGAATCCAGCTCTACGCCGTTGACATCGCGATCCACGCCGATGACGGGCACGCCGTCATTTTTGATGCCGCGAACCGCTGGGGCAACGGCATCGGAATCGGTGGGGTTGACCACGACGACCTTGGCGCCCATGGAGGTGGCATTGCCCAACTGATTGACCTGTTGGGCGGGGTCATCGGAAGCGTCTTGGATGTCTAGCGGAACGCCGAGTTCCTTGGCCTTATCTTGTGCGCCGTGGCGCAGCTCGACGAAGAAGGGGTTGGTCTGCGTCGAGAGCGCTAGCGTGATGCGGTTGCGGTCTTCTTCCGAGCGATTGCAGGAGGCAAGGCCCAGCGCGAGGGCGGGGACAAGGAGGGTGGCGATGAGCTTTTTCATGGCGGGTGCTCCTTAGTTGGCCGTCTTATTGCGGATGACGTCGAAGCCGACGGCCAGCGCGATGACCAGGCCGATGACGATCTGCTGCCAAAAAGAGGAGACGTTGAGCAGGTTCAAGCCATTGCGGATGACCGCTAGCAAGATCGCGCCGACCAGTGTGCCGGTGGCCTTGCCCTGACCACCGGAGAGCGAGGCGCCGCCGATGACGACGGCCGCGATGGCATCGAGCTCATAGCCGGTGCCGGCCTGCGGCTGTGCGGATTCGAGGCGGCCGGCCATGACCATGCCGGCCCAGGCGGCGAAGAAACCGGAGAGCGCGAAGACGGCGATCTGGATGCGCTTGACCGGCAGGCCCGAGAGGCGGGCGGCCTCCAGGTTGCCGCCGATGGCATACATGGAGCGGCCGAGTACCGTGCGCTCTAGGATGAACCAGCAGATGAGCCCGGCGATAACCATCATGATGATCGGCACTGGGAAGCCTGCGATATCGCCGCCAAAGGCGTTGACGGACGGAGCGGTTTCAATCGGCGAGCCCTGGGAGATGACCAGGGTGAGGCCACGGGCGATGGACATCATGGCTAGCGTCGCGATGAAGGAGGGGATCTTGCCCCACGCGGTGGCCATGCCGCAGATGGCGCCGGCCAACGCACCTACGATCAGGCCGAGAAGCAGGGTGAGCCAGCCAGGCAGTCCCGCTGTGGAGAACATATAG
The nucleotide sequence above comes from Corynebacterium tuberculostearicum. Encoded proteins:
- a CDS encoding biotin--[acetyl-CoA-carboxylase] ligase — its product is MTALDLERIRTALADDFTTIDFVEKTGSTNTDLMQATNVADGTVLLADEQLSGKGRLGRTWTAPAGSQVIFSVLLLPESLEHLGTLPLAAGLAVTDSIEGTVLKWPNDVHIDGNKLCGILAEAGPVGQAFKAAPKTELTKVEVGKAEVNKAEVNKAEVNKAVGGAAPSARVVVGMGINVTLTREDLPIEKATSLALEGRDTDRTELAITVLKNLRRRIVQWENQDPQLLRDYRAVCSSLGQEVRLETPSGDVTGHVDEIGEDGRIMVAGEYYSAGDVTHLRPQQ
- the budA gene encoding acetolactate decarboxylase — encoded protein: MFTRHTIFQNSLMSALLDGIYDGEMTISELLGKGNFGLGTFDGLDGEMIILDGTCYQLRGDGSAQIADLDQRTPYAVATNFVPRITADAPAGLRRDQLSAFIDKLEPSANYMYAVRILGTFKEVTTRTVVKQEKPYPPMSEAVGGDKELHFKDVEGVIGGFRTPVYEKGISVPGCHVHFIDAARTSGGHVLDYVVDEATVELCPASDLELRLPLTQEFSRANLSPEDLDSQLHTTEVKTKGDR
- a CDS encoding 5-(carboxyamino)imidazole ribonucleotide synthase, which produces MMQPAAAELDVHLRILASKPDSSAAQVTPDVVLGDYTSLEELRGVAEGADAITFEHEHVPNEHSAALIDAGFNVQPQPTALIYAQDKLKMREKLAALGAPVPRFAAIDSVADARAFFDAVDGRVCLKARRGGYDGKGVWFPTADNCFELVSELLEAGTPLMAEEKVELTRELSILVARRPSGEAKVWPITQSRQENGICAEAIAPAPGLTPELSQRASELGLSIAESLGVTGVLAVELFAFDGPEGEDISVNELAMRPHNTGHWTQDGCVTSQFEQHLRAVLDLPLGAVDALAPVTVMANVLGADEDPAMPMPERVREVMQRYPQAKIHLYGKDHRPGRKIGHVNVTGEDTDETLTIARQAAHFLVHAEWA
- the purE gene encoding 5-(carboxyamino)imidazole ribonucleotide mutase; this encodes MQPHVGIIMGSDSDWPTVEPAAQVLADFGIPFEVGVVSAHRTPEKMLAYAKEAHTRGLKAIIACAGGAAHLPGMVAAATPLPVIGIPRALKDLDGLDSLLSIVQMPSGVPVATVSIGGAKNAGLLAARILGAGDPAIQDKMVDYQKQMAEEVEQKDKNLRDKLLGE
- a CDS encoding type IV toxin-antitoxin system AbiEi family antitoxin domain-containing protein; amino-acid sequence: MEEVLVSGLSRGELNTHVANGKIIRIGRGIYTWREPTPMEVARILHKRWPGIMLAGSSAVQLYSKKAMTFPLKFAYKHVVSGSQWFEAEPIYG
- a CDS encoding type II toxin-antitoxin system Phd/YefM family antitoxin; amino-acid sequence: MSLPLSELRTRLGQVIDQAHYAGTRTVVTRNGKEAAVIISPQELAFLDRLEAAADAEALRQARAADTGERFSFEQVTEEIEGR
- a CDS encoding type II toxin-antitoxin system RelE family toxin, which translates into the protein MDYNIALTRQAKRELQKIHQGNRKQYQRIKRAIGGLAKDPYPPGSIALSGRSGRRIRVGNYRVLYSVEEQEVLVEVFTVGARGSVYKR
- the rbsD gene encoding D-ribose pyranase: MRKSGLLNPALTSAVARLGHTDTFVIADCGLPIPHDVPVIDLTLTFGIPTFADTLAALLNEVVVEAATIADTTPPEVRSLLPAVPLTEVSHDDLKREVARASFVVRTGSTTPFANVILRSGVPF
- a CDS encoding ribokinase codes for the protein MSKLTVVGSINADLIVHAERHPQPGETLLGSGGDILAGGKGANQAVAAAQLGATVAFVGAVGSDPYAEPAMHYMRTSGIDLSAVEQADTNTGLAVITVSADGENTIVISPGANALVDAPFVSSRASTIADADVVLLQGEIPASGFQAAVEAAQGRVVVNLAPVVKVDRDSLLQANPLLANEHEAGLILDQLGLPSEGAPRELAHRLVEAGFRSVVLTLGAHGAYVATPEGGTDIPTPRVTAVDTTGAGDAFAGAFCAQLLTGASLVDAATFAARVGAFAATGNGAQPSYPTTESALPEVTDA
- a CDS encoding substrate-binding domain-containing protein; protein product: MKKLIATLLVPALALGLASCNRSEEDRNRITLALSTQTNPFFVELRHGAQDKAKELGVPLDIQDASDDPAQQVNQLGNATSMGAKVVVVNPTDSDAVAPAVRGIKNDGVPVIGVDRDVNGVELDSMVASDNVAGGAQAADKLAEAIGEKGDILILQGTAGTSASRERGKGFEEQIAKYGHIRVVGKQSANFDRTEGLNVATNLLQANPDIKAIFAENDEMALGAVEALGSRAGSEVKVVAFDGTFDGLKAVKDGKLEATIAQQPAELGARAIEQAAALLHGGAAEKNVPVEVITVTRDNVEDFQ
- a CDS encoding ABC transporter permease, producing MTKNRVVNWAMNNGALVGLIALCIALFIATPYFLTVANLLNIGIQAATVAILAFGMTFVIVTAGIDLSVGSVAALGAMVSAYMFSTAGLPGWLTLLLGLIVGALAGAICGMATAWGKIPSFIATLAMMSIARGLTLVISQGSPIETAPSVNAFGGDIAGFPVPIIMMVIAGLICWFILERTVLGRSMYAIGGNLEAARLSGLPVKRIQIAVFALSGFFAAWAGMVMAGRLESAQPQAGTGYELDAIAAVVIGGASLSGGQGKATGTLVGAILLAVIRNGLNLLNVSSFWQQIVIGLVIALAVGFDVIRNKTAN